A DNA window from Hevea brasiliensis isolate MT/VB/25A 57/8 chromosome 2, ASM3005281v1, whole genome shotgun sequence contains the following coding sequences:
- the LOC110663009 gene encoding uncharacterized protein LOC110663009, with the protein MPSPISSRFSSPLNPPHFCIFPSTVKLLPDLTATATAKKSTPTMSFSSSSSSSPSPSITNPKKDKNSNPDPQKLTQVLKYHNQTKHSFTNYARGPRGLDWANQPNPFRRYISAILLSLVHFPADNQTPSASAADSAPSYQSVFNSLPPPKPISKSSISQLFYDSLALSAWKTAGFSTWSLRVNPSSGNLHPTEAYLIAPPIESLSNSAFVAHYAPKEHSLELRATIPSDFFPKFFPRNSFLIGISSIFWREAWKYGERAFRYCNHDVGHAIAAVAMAAAGLGWDVKLLDGLGHKELERLMGLEMYQGFQIPDTPIKGKIPEIEFEHPDCLLLVFPKGINDLDVNYKELSSAITEFRNLEWKGKPNSLSKEHVCWDIIYRTAEAVKKPLTVGDRFSIDPFPGSGVCSEGSYKGFTVREVVRKRRSAVDMDGITKINRETFYQILLHCLPSGSGGGKGSGGGKNHKKQLALPFRVLSWDAEVHAALFVHRVIGLPKGLYFLMRNEDHFNELKKATREAFKWEKPEECPNNLPLYELARGDCQQIAKQLSCHQNIASDGCFSLGMIAHFEPALCGRGVWMYPRLFWETGVLGQVLYLEAHAVGISATGIGCFFDDPVHEVLGLTGSNFQSLYHFTVGGPVLDKRIMSLPAYPGPDADA; encoded by the exons ATGCCATCGCCCATCTCTTCAAGGTTTTCTTCTCCTCTAAACCCACCTCACTTCTGCATTTTTCCTTCAACCGTTAAACTCCTGCCTGATCTTACCGCCACCGCCACAGCCAAAAAATCAACCCCCACCatgtccttctcctcctcatcctCCTCGTCGCCATCACCATCTATAACCAACCCCAAAAAAGACAAAAATTCTAACCCAGACCCGCAAAAGCTAACCCAAGTCTTAAAATACCACAACCAGACCAAACACTCCTTCACCAACTACGCCAGAGGTCCTCGCGGCCTCGACTGGGCCAACCAACCCAATCCATTTCGGCGTTACATCTCTGCTATACTCCTTTCTCTCGTACATTTTCCCGCTGACAATCAAACCCCGTCAGCATCAGCTGCTGATTCCGCTCCTTCATATCAATCTGTTTTTAATTCTCTTCCTCCTCCAAAACCCATCTCCAAATCATCAATTTCTCAACTGTTTTATGATTCTCTCGCTCTCTCTGCGTGGAAAACTGCCGGTTTCTCTACTTGGTCTCTCCGGGTTAACCCGAGTAGCGGCAATTTACACCCAACAGAAGCATATCTTATTGCCCCGCCAATCGAATCCCTTTCTAATTCTGCTTTTGTGGCGCATTATGCACCAAAAGAACATTCTCTAGAGCTTAGAGCTACAATCCCATCTGATTTTTTTCCGAAATTCTTTCCACGAAATTCGTTTCTAATCggaatttcatcaattttctggCGCGAGGCGTGGAAATACGGAGAGCGTGCTTTTCGCTACTGTAATCACGATGTGGGTCATGCTATTGCTGCAGTTGCAATGGCTGCAGCTGGACTTGGATGGGACGTGAAGTTGCTTGATGGGCTAGGTCATAAGGAGTTGGAGAGGTTAATGGGGCTCGAAATGTATCAAGGGTTTCAAATTCCAGACACGCCAATTAAAGGGAAAATTCCTGAAATTGAATTTGAGCATCCCGATTGTTTGCTTCTTGTTTTTCCTAAAGGGATCAATGACTTGGATGTTAATTATAAGGAACTGAGCTCGGCGATAACGGAATTTAGAAACTTGGAGTGGAAAGGGAAGCCAAACTCGCTTAGCAAAGAACACGTTTGCTGGGATATTATTTACAGAACTGCAGAGGCTGTCAAAAAGCCGTTAACAGTGGGAGATAGGTTCTCGATTGATCCATTTCCGGGTAGTGGCGTTTGTAGTGAAGGGTCATATAAAGGTTTTACAGTAAGAGAAGTAGTAAGGAAGAGGAGAAGCGCAGTGGATATGGACGGAATTACTAAAATAAATAGAGAAACATTTTATCAGATTTTGTTACATTGTCTTCCTTCGGGTTCAGGAGGTGGCAAGGGTTCTGGAGGTGGCAAAAATCACAAGAAACAGTTGGCATTGCCATTTCGGGTTCTTTCATGGGATGCTGAGGTGCATGCTGCATTATTTGTGCATAGGGTGATTGGGTTGCCAAAGGGATTATATTTCTTAATGAGAAATGAAGATCATTTCAATGAACTTAAGAAAGCTACAAGGGAGGCTTTTAAATGGGAGAAACCAGAGGAGTGTCCTAATAATTTGCCTTTGTATGAACTTGCTAGAGGTGATTGCCAGCAGATTGCCAAACAGCTTTCCTGCCATCAG AACATAGCAAGCGATGGCTGCTTCAGCCTTGGTATGATAGCGCATTTTGAACCTGCCTTGTGTGGCAGGGGCGTGTGGATGTATCCCCGACTGTTTTGGGAGACTGGAGTCCTTGGTCAGGTGTTGTACCTTGAAGCACATGCAGTTGGAATTTCTGCCACTGGCATTGGTTGCTTCTTTGACGATCCTG TGCATGAAGTTCTTGGGTTGACAGGATCAAACTTTCAGAGTTTATATCATTTCACTGTTGGAGGCCCAGTATTGGACAAGCGCATAATGAGCTTACCAGCTTATCCTGGACCTGATGCTGATGCCTGA
- the LOC131177784 gene encoding pectinesterase inhibitor 7-like has protein sequence MANLSLSLSLLLFVFCISSMAEPAFVRRPLEQANIEASCRSTRYPALCIQYLSGFADSTIQNPQELAQAALSVSLYRARYTRSYMLKVATELKAKKAKEYQAIKDCLDQINDSVQQLSQSIRELRWLGGHEEAESSDDVFWHISNVETWTSAALTDATYCVDQFPGRKMSKLKATIKGKVLNVAQATSNALALFHQYASRYKAGATTKKPSG, from the coding sequence ATGGCCAATCTCAGTTTGTCCTTGTCACTGCTCCTCTTTGTCTTCTGCATTTCAAGCATGGCAGAGCCGGCCTTTGTCAGACGGCCCCTGGAACAGGCCAATATCGAGGCCTCATGTCGGTCCACCCGCTATCCAGCTCTGTGCATCCAATACCTATCTGGTTTTGCAGACTCAACAATTCAAAATCCACAAGAGTTGGCTCAAGCTGCCTTATCGGTGAGTCTGTATAGGGCCCGGTACACAAGATCATACATGTTGAAGGTGGCAACTGAACTCAAAGCAAAAAAAGCTAAGGAGTACCAAGCGATAAAAGACTGCTTAGACCAAATAAATGATAGCGTGCAGCAGCTTAGCCAATCAATTAGAGAGCTCCGTTGGTTGGGAGGCCATGAAGAAGCTGAGAGTAGTGATGATGTCTTTTGGCACATAAGTAATGTCGAAACATGGACGAGTGCTGCCCTGACAGATGCTACCTATTGCGTTGATCAGTTTCCAGGGAGGAAAATGAGCAAGTTAAAGGCCACAATCAAGGGTAAAGTTTTGAATGTGGCACAAGCCACCAGCAATGCATTAGCTTTGTTTCACCAGTATGCATCTAGGTATAAAGCTGGTGCCACCACCAAGAAGCCTTCGGGTTAG